One genomic segment of Pirellulales bacterium includes these proteins:
- a CDS encoding 2OG-Fe(II) oxygenase has product MSMLNLDVFRRTQLVREPFEHCIMPWFIRPEALNRIQSDYPEIPQGGSFPLSKLRFGPAFQALSQELLGPEMQAVFAEKFQIDLTGRPATLTVRGQSRAKDGQIHVDSKTKLITVLLYLNSPWEAAGGRLRLLCSAHDIDNYFAEVPPEQGTLLCFRNGPNAWHGHKTFIGQRRVLQLNWVVSEAAAQAAARRHGLSALLKRFNPFQRGAQTTGNVELPGESAAPAAAQAAFAAARW; this is encoded by the coding sequence ATGTCGATGCTGAATCTCGATGTCTTTCGCCGCACACAGCTGGTGCGCGAGCCATTCGAGCATTGCATTATGCCCTGGTTCATCAGGCCGGAGGCGCTGAATCGCATTCAGTCCGATTATCCCGAGATCCCGCAAGGCGGGAGTTTTCCGCTCTCGAAATTGAGATTTGGACCGGCGTTTCAAGCGCTCAGCCAAGAACTGCTCGGTCCTGAAATGCAGGCTGTCTTTGCCGAAAAATTCCAAATCGATCTCACCGGCCGCCCGGCCACACTGACGGTCCGGGGACAATCGCGCGCCAAAGATGGCCAAATTCATGTCGACAGTAAGACCAAGCTGATCACCGTGCTGCTGTATCTCAACTCGCCGTGGGAAGCCGCAGGCGGTCGATTGCGCTTATTGTGCTCGGCGCATGATATTGATAACTACTTTGCCGAAGTGCCTCCGGAGCAGGGAACGCTGCTGTGCTTTCGCAATGGGCCCAACGCCTGGCACGGCCATAAAACCTTCATTGGGCAGCGGCGCGTGTTGCAATTGAATTGGGTGGTGAGCGAAGCGGCCGCCCAGGCTGCAGCCCGCCGGCACGGACTTTCGGCTTTGCTCAAGCGGTTCAATCCCTTTCAGCGCGGCGCGCAAACGACCGGAAACGTTGAGTTGCCCGGCGAATCCGCCGCGCCGGCGGCGGCTCAAGCGGCTTTTGCCGCCGCGCGCTGGTAA
- a CDS encoding alpha/beta hydrolase family protein, which translates to MKMPLPAAVRFAIALWLAMLAPHSARAEEAKVRTGEVRFEPTGQEEHAVPEPFRLPASTFSFQQIPQPQSTANISLSLVTFPSPVVTAEVNNNTVHCEYFRPARPGKYPACVVLHILGGDFPLARLFASNLAQHGVAALFVHMPYYGDRRQPGSSARMISTDPQATVRGMIQAVKDIRYAAAWLAAQDEVDPQQLGIFGISLGGITASLAAAAEPRFNKVCPVLAGGNLSVVLRDSQEKHLAAARQQWLAQGHSLDELTELMKTVDPCSYRACLQGRKILMLNALHDEIIPRACTDSLWDAFGRPSIEWYNCGHYTAVLHVLDALDKSAAFFSGEPKKTDGPASSVEVPLPKAE; encoded by the coding sequence ATGAAAATGCCGCTGCCCGCCGCCGTCCGATTTGCCATCGCTCTCTGGCTGGCGATGCTGGCCCCGCATTCCGCCCGGGCGGAAGAAGCGAAGGTGCGCACCGGGGAAGTGCGGTTTGAACCTACCGGCCAGGAAGAGCACGCCGTTCCGGAGCCGTTTCGCCTGCCGGCCAGCACGTTTTCCTTCCAGCAAATTCCGCAGCCGCAGTCGACCGCGAACATTTCGCTGTCGTTGGTTACCTTTCCTTCGCCGGTGGTAACGGCGGAAGTGAACAACAACACGGTGCATTGCGAGTATTTTCGTCCAGCCAGGCCGGGCAAATATCCGGCCTGCGTGGTGTTGCATATTTTGGGAGGCGATTTTCCCCTGGCCCGATTGTTTGCCAGCAATTTAGCGCAGCATGGCGTGGCGGCGCTGTTCGTTCACATGCCGTATTACGGCGATCGGCGGCAGCCCGGCTCCAGTGCGCGGATGATTTCCACCGATCCGCAAGCCACGGTGCGCGGCATGATTCAGGCCGTGAAAGATATTCGCTACGCCGCCGCGTGGCTGGCCGCGCAGGATGAAGTCGATCCGCAGCAACTGGGCATCTTCGGCATCAGCCTGGGAGGCATCACCGCTTCCCTGGCCGCGGCGGCGGAGCCGCGTTTCAACAAAGTTTGTCCGGTCTTGGCCGGCGGTAATTTAAGCGTGGTGTTGCGCGATTCGCAAGAAAAGCATCTGGCCGCCGCTCGGCAGCAGTGGCTGGCGCAAGGACATTCCCTGGACGAACTGACGGAGCTGATGAAAACCGTCGATCCTTGCTCGTACCGCGCATGTCTGCAGGGTCGAAAAATCTTGATGCTCAATGCCCTGCACGACGAAATCATTCCCCGCGCTTGCACCGACAGCCTGTGGGACGCTTTTGGCCGGCCCAGCATCGAGTGGTACAACTGCGGACATTACACGGCCGTATTGCACGTGCTAGACGCGCTCGATAAATCGGCGGCTTTCTTTAGCGGCGAGCCGAAAAAAACGGACGGTCCGGCGTCGAGTGTGGAAGTTCCGCTGCCGAAAGCCGAATGA
- a CDS encoding glycosyltransferase family 87 protein, whose protein sequence is MRPRLNRRAVWWAILGVALVVWGLTDVRWRAQIDAHNLGNHRSDFTVYTVAGAAMFDGRDPYAVTNPRGWHYLYPPLFAILVAPLSGLNSQWQAVIWYAISLFTLWGCYVECRRIWKWLSATNPSSAVENIRGKKDVLPSGDSSTLPAYFFWLAGATVVLPVLNCLQRGQVGILLAYLLLWGFRCVVSSRTWKSAVAAGIILALPVVVKVIPALPVGILCLQLLATAALHRWASDWIQRAVGVLLGTTVGMALFLLVIPSLAIGPAANIKHLNTFVNNVLLDDGGKLDDDFSVHSKRNQSLTNAVYRLGNWTAHVFGGAPNDQLIDAFATRDAAMPMDSRWAVWTLRLLQISFLALLLAAGWVAARYNDALGTAVVFSLACLLMSALSPVFRGHYYVMWLPAAWLLSLYSWRNQHTHLAISLAVAACALTWTHYLLLEWAGRVGVLGLGATAWYVVATISVLRTKPAKPAIVPTTAPQWLHAA, encoded by the coding sequence ATGCGGCCGCGCTTGAATCGACGAGCGGTTTGGTGGGCGATCTTGGGTGTCGCACTGGTCGTGTGGGGACTCACCGACGTCCGCTGGCGAGCACAAATTGATGCGCACAATTTGGGCAACCATCGTTCCGATTTTACCGTGTATACCGTGGCCGGAGCGGCGATGTTCGATGGCCGCGATCCGTATGCTGTGACCAATCCGCGAGGCTGGCATTATTTGTACCCGCCGCTGTTTGCAATTTTGGTGGCGCCGCTATCAGGGTTAAATTCGCAGTGGCAGGCGGTCATTTGGTACGCCATTAGTTTGTTCACACTGTGGGGTTGCTACGTCGAGTGTCGCCGCATTTGGAAATGGCTGAGCGCGACCAATCCATCGAGCGCAGTGGAAAATATCCGCGGGAAGAAAGATGTTCTGCCTTCCGGCGATTCCTCCACCCTGCCTGCTTATTTCTTCTGGCTGGCCGGCGCAACGGTAGTATTGCCCGTGTTGAATTGCCTGCAGCGCGGGCAAGTGGGCATTCTGCTGGCGTATTTGCTGCTGTGGGGATTCCGCTGTGTAGTGAGCAGCCGTACCTGGAAAAGCGCGGTGGCGGCCGGCATCATTTTGGCGCTGCCGGTAGTCGTTAAAGTAATTCCCGCGCTTCCGGTGGGAATTTTATGCCTGCAACTGCTGGCGACCGCCGCCCTGCATCGCTGGGCGAGCGATTGGATTCAGCGTGCCGTCGGCGTGTTGCTGGGAACCACAGTTGGCATGGCGCTGTTTCTGCTTGTCATTCCCAGCCTGGCGATAGGACCGGCGGCGAACATCAAGCATTTGAACACGTTTGTCAACAACGTGCTGCTGGACGACGGCGGCAAATTGGATGACGATTTCAGCGTTCACAGCAAGCGGAATCAGAGCTTAACGAATGCGGTTTACCGCTTGGGAAATTGGACGGCGCATGTTTTCGGCGGCGCCCCCAATGATCAATTGATTGACGCGTTCGCCACCCGCGATGCCGCCATGCCCATGGATAGCCGCTGGGCCGTGTGGACCTTGCGGCTGTTGCAGATCAGCTTTTTGGCGCTGTTGTTGGCCGCAGGCTGGGTTGCCGCGCGCTATAACGACGCGCTGGGAACGGCCGTGGTATTTTCGTTGGCGTGCTTGTTGATGTCGGCCCTGTCGCCGGTTTTTCGCGGTCATTATTACGTGATGTGGTTGCCCGCGGCGTGGCTGTTGTCGCTTTACAGTTGGCGTAACCAGCACACGCATTTGGCGATTTCGCTGGCGGTTGCCGCTTGTGCGCTCACTTGGACGCATTACTTGCTGCTGGAATGGGCCGGCCGCGTGGGCGTTTTGGGCTTAGGCGCTACAGCGTGGTATGTGGTGGCCACAATTTCTGTGCTCCGCACCAAGCCCGCGAAGCCGGCAATCGTTCCAACCACTGCGCCGCAATGGTTGCACGCGGCATGA